The region ATCCAACTCGTGGCCTATGGAGTCCCAGGAATCCAAAGAGAAGGAATTTTAGTTCCTGAAGTCAGTCATTATCCAGATCTAGTGGCAGCAGTCGATTATGTATGCACGAAACCAGGATACGGAATTCTAGCAGAATGTTATTATGCTAAAACTCCGATTCTTTATACGGATCGTGGCGATTTTAGCGAATACATCCATTTGGTAAGTGCACTCGATTTATACTTTCGCTCTGCTTATATTGACCTTTCTCGAATAATTTCTTGTCAATTTGCAGAAGTGCTGACTCTAATTAATACCATCGACTCCATGACTCCGAAGTTAGAACTAAAAACTGACGGTGAGGAAGATGTCGTTTCTCACTTATTAGAATACAATTAAATGCCTGGCCCCGACTCTTATACCGATAGAATCCTTCAAGATTTAGAAGCCTCAGAAAACGGTTATTTCCAAATCGAAAACTCTGGCGGCAAAGCTGTCTTAAAAATCACAAAACCGGGGGCCAAAGGCAAAAAAGTCGATTACAAGGATGTCCTGGCAAGGGTGCAACTTTTTGGAGTCGAAGGTTATAACCAAGACCAAATCAAAAAAGCCGTGGCCCTAGCCGAAAACAAACCAGTGGAAATTGGAACTTGGTCAAAGGGTGATCCCATCAGTTCTTATGCGGACATCACCATTTCTGAAGATCATATGGAAGCAAAAATGATTCTTCACCCACCCAAACATGGTGGAGATCTTCTCACCGAATACCAGTTACGTGAACAAATTGCTTCTGTCGGAATTTCCGTCGGGATCATTGATGTGGTCATCCAAAACCAAATCAAAAATCCAAACTTTTTTGTTCCTTACACCATTGCGAAAGGATTTCCACCTGTCCCAGGTAAAGATGGACAAATCAAAATCTACTTCCGTTCGGACAACAAACCACAACTGGAAGAAGATGAACATGGCCGGATTGATTATAAAAACATTGCAGTCATCCAATCCGTAAAACCCGGCGACCTCATCGCAGAAAGAATTCCCCCTAAAAAAGGCGAATTTGGAAAAACTGTGAATGGGACCATCATCCCCTACCAAGAAGAAAAATCCGTGGATTGGCATCTTGGCCCCAATGTAGAACTAAAAGAGGACAAACTGTACGCCAAAATTGCGGGCCGTCCTGTTTTGTCTGCTGCTTGGGAAATCAAAGTCGATGAAGTGATCCAATTAGAAGCAGTTGATTATTCTACAGGAAATATTGATTTTCCAGGAACCATCATCGTGGAAGAAAAAATTGGGGATGGGTTTTCTCTTACCACAAATGGAAGTATCATCATTCGCAATTCCGTGGGGAAAGCCTTTCTCAAAGCCAAAGGTGACATTGTTTTATCCGGTGGGTTTATGGGACGTGGGGAAGGATATATCGAATCCGAAGGAAATATCTACGCCAAGTTTGTGGAGCAAGGAAAACTCACAGCCCAGGGAAGTATCTTTGTAGAAGAAGCAGTGATGCATTCCGAAATCTCAGCAAAAGATTTTATCCGTGTGATGGGAGGGCGAGGAGAGGTCATGGGAGGAACTGTCATTGCTGGAAACTCTCTCACCTGTGCCAAACTGGGTGCCGTGGTAGAAACCAAAACCAAAGTTGCGATCGGAACACCACCTGAGTTACTCGATGAACTCAACCGAATGAAAAAGGAAATTGCAGAAAAAGAAATCACCCTACACAAAGTCCAACTTGCACTCACGAAACTAGTAGAAAAAAGCCAAAAAAAAGAACTCACCCAAGAAGAAAAAGATACGATCACCAAACTCAAAGATGCGAACGAGAAGTTTACGAAAGTTTTAGAAACAGAATCCAAACAGTTTGAAACCGCACTTGGTTCTTATGAACCAAACCCAGATGCCTTTGTAGATATAGAAAGAGAAGTATTCCCCGGTGTGGATTTGAGTTTTGGAGCTGGGAAAAATTACCGGATGGGAATCAATTCGCTCGTGGGAAAAACACGTTTTTATTTAGGGACAGACGGAAGCATCCAAACCGACCGAACGGTCATCAGAAAAGAAGACTAAACGAAGATTGATAAATCAATCTCCGTTGATAATACCCTCTTCATCATCACGAGAAATTCTTTTTTCTGGTTTGAGATCCGCATCTACAGAATTGGTAACTTCAGGAATTGTAGTTTTCTTTCGTTTTTCAAATTTCAACTTTGCCAAGTCAGCCTTATCAAAAACTAACCAATGTTTGTTACGAAATCCAGAAACCTTTTTAAAAGAAAATCCAGGGCTTTGTAAAATGTATGTGGACTGCGGGAAATGTTCAAAAGGAATGTCGGGAATATTTGACCAGTCATAATAGTTCCCTTGTTCATCATAAGTGACTTCTTTTTGGAGTTCTCCAAACAAAATCTCAATGGAAGTTTCCGAAGACCAAATATAAAATCCTGTTCTCGCATAATGAGAAACGACTGAACGAACTGGATTGTATTTTGAAATCACGAGTAAAATTTGATCAGATTTTAATTTTTGTAAACCATCCACGAGATCTAAAGCAAATTCTTTAATTTCCTTTTCTTCGAATACGTATTGGTTTACATCACCATAGGAACTTTCTTCTCGGAAACGAATGTTACCAAGTAGATCCAAAACTTTGTCTTCTGTAATTTCCACCGGGTGGGCAAACACCTTTGGAACTGACGATTCAGATTTCAGATTGATTTTGTCACGGTTCACAGTATAAATTGCGAACTCATTACTACGAAAGAGTAAAGACCTGGACTTAACACCCGTGGCGCATGAGTTTAAAGTGATAGATAAGATAAGAAGAGAGAGAATTCGGTAGAGTTTCATTACGCTTATGCCTCTAGAGTTTTTTGAAACTCTGGAAATTTAGAAAGGTATTCATCTAAAGTCAAAATAGAAAGGATATGGTTGAGTCCAGAAAGTCGAAACACGGAGTTTAGGTTTTTATTCAGGTTGGTGACAAAGATTTCGACCCCTCGATTGTGTAGGGCAGATGAAGCCTTGATGACGGCTCCAATCCCGCTGGAGTCCAAAAACTTCACAGAATGAAAATCCATCGTCAATTTTCCGAAATTCTGACTATCGATCGCCTTCTCGAATTCTTGGTAAAATTCTCTCGAGTTTTCCATCAGGACATCTCTTTGGATCGATAGAAGCAGGTGATTTTCCTGACGGTGGCTTAGAATCAACATAGTTGGATTAACAATACGTTACGATTCTCTAGATTTGTGTCAAGAAAATCGGCTTTAAGAAAGCGGGGCCAAATCCGTTAGATTCATCTCTAAATCGTGCGGGTATCCTTCTTTATCATTATAAACAACAATGGCTTTCTCGGATTGGATTTCTTTGATTTCCACTGTAGAACCAGTAAAAATAAAAATACCTTTGTTTAAGAATGTTGGTTTAATGAGTTTTGCCTTATCGCCTGGCTTCATTCCCCATCCTCTTTTTTCAGATAGAGATCCTTACCTGCTTTTTTCATAACATCGAAGATATACATTTGGCTATGATCCACTCGGGTTCCAATGTCATAAATGGCGTCAGTAAAGTCGGCACCTTCAATTTTGGCAGATGCCAGTTTGGCAAAACGTAAGTCAGCACCTCGGAAATTTGCATTCCTAAGATCGGCACCGTTAAAAAATGATGCCTTGAGGTTGGCACCTTGGAAGTTAGCTCCCACAAAACTAGAATTCTGAAGGAAGGCGTTGTGAAGGTCGGCACCAGAAAAATCTACACCATCCAACTTTTCTTTTTCTAACATAACACTGGATAACTTAGCTTCCCGAAGGTGGCCCTGGTTGTGAAGAAGTTCCATGGTTTGCGATTTTGTGATTCGGTTTTCTTTGGGAACACCTTGTCCGGATTCATAATCTTCGACTGCTTTTTTGAGTGCAGCCACCGCAGATTCCGGGTAGTTTTTTCTTCTTTCTGGAAATTCGAAAAGAGTTTCTAAGGTTTCGGGTGTGAGGTTTCTCAAATCGTTTAGAGATTTGCCTTTTGCATACTCGGTTGCCATAGCAAGAGCGACAATTCCAAACCCACATCCTGTTGTGGTATAACTTGCGTCTTCCACAACTTGCATGTCGTTTAACTTTAAGTAGATGCGATATCCGTCCCCGCAACCCGTGTTGCGGTAATAGGAGACGACGGTGGCATCGTCCATCTCACGGTAATTCATCCTTTGGTCGTTGATTTCTTTGTAGCGAGCAAAGTCCATTACTGCCATGAGTTTTTCCCCCGTTATAAGTTAGACGGATCTGAGGCCTTGGCCTCTTACTTCATTTTGTATTTTTTCTTGAACTTGTCTACTCGGCCCGTTGTATCCACTAGTTTGGATTTTCCGGTAAAGAAAGGGTGGCAGTTGGAACAAATTTCCACACTGATGTCCCCGGCAGTGGATCTAGTTTCGATCACAGTACCACAAGCGCATTTGATTTTTGCAGAAACGTATTTTGGATGTATGTCAGTTTTCATGGTGGCCCTTCTAATTTGTATTCATGCTGGCGAGGAACTGGTCGTTCGTCTTTGCGCCACGCATTTTTTCGATCAATAGTTCCATACTTTCGGTGATACTCATGGGAGAAAGTACTTTTCGGAGGATAAAGACTCGAGTGAGGGTATCTTGCGGTAGCAGGAGTTCCTCTTTTCTTGTTCCGGAACGGTTGATGTCAATGGCAGGAAAAATTCGTTTGTCAGCGAGTTTTCTATCCAAATGGATTTCCATATTTCCCGTTCCCTTAAATTCCTCAAAAATCACCTCGTCCATTCGGGAACCAGTGTCAATGAGGGCAGTGGCGATGATGGTGAGTGACCCACCCTCTTCAATATTCCTTGCGGCACCAAAGAAACGTTTTGGTTTGTGAAGGGCATTGGAATCCACACCACCGGAAAGGATCTTTCCTGAAGTGGGAACCACTTGGTTATAAGCACGGGCAAGTCTTGTGATGGAGTCGAGAAGGATGACCACATCCTTTCCATGTTCCACAAGTCGTTTTGCTTTTTCGATCACCATCTCTGCCACTTGGACGTGACGTTGTGCTGGTTCATCAAAAGTAGAACTCACCACTTCTCCTTTTACATGGCGAGCCATGTCGGTTACTTCTTCCGGACGTTCATCGATGAGTAAAACGATAAGAAAAATTTCAGGGTGGTTTCTTGTAATCGCGTTGGCAATGGATTGCATAAGAACTGTTTTACCAGTTCTTGGAGGGGCAACGATGAGTGCTCTTTGTCCCTTTCCAATAGGACACATAAGATCAATGACCCTTGTGTCCAAATGGCTTGGATCAAATTCCATATTGATTCTTTCGTCTGGATAGAGAGGTGTTAGGTTATCAAATAAATTTCTTTTTTGAGCGACTTCTACTGGGAATCCGTTGATGGATTCCACACGTAACATAGCAAAAAATCTTTCTGCTTCTTTCGGTGGTCTGATGAGTCCGGTTACAGTATCACCTGTACGAAGCCCAAACAATTTAATTTGTGATGGAGAAACATAAATATCATCTGGACCTGGCACATAATTGTAGTCAGGTGAACGAAGGAAACCATAACCATCAGGAAGTCTTTCCATAACTCCTGCTGCATGC is a window of Leptospira kanakyensis DNA encoding:
- a CDS encoding pentapeptide repeat-containing protein, producing the protein MAVMDFARYKEINDQRMNYREMDDATVVSYYRNTGCGDGYRIYLKLNDMQVVEDASYTTTGCGFGIVALAMATEYAKGKSLNDLRNLTPETLETLFEFPERRKNYPESAVAALKKAVEDYESGQGVPKENRITKSQTMELLHNQGHLREAKLSSVMLEKEKLDGVDFSGADLHNAFLQNSSFVGANFQGANLKASFFNGADLRNANFRGADLRFAKLASAKIEGADFTDAIYDIGTRVDHSQMYIFDVMKKAGKDLYLKKEDGE
- a CDS encoding DUF342 domain-containing protein, with translation MPGPDSYTDRILQDLEASENGYFQIENSGGKAVLKITKPGAKGKKVDYKDVLARVQLFGVEGYNQDQIKKAVALAENKPVEIGTWSKGDPISSYADITISEDHMEAKMILHPPKHGGDLLTEYQLREQIASVGISVGIIDVVIQNQIKNPNFFVPYTIAKGFPPVPGKDGQIKIYFRSDNKPQLEEDEHGRIDYKNIAVIQSVKPGDLIAERIPPKKGEFGKTVNGTIIPYQEEKSVDWHLGPNVELKEDKLYAKIAGRPVLSAAWEIKVDEVIQLEAVDYSTGNIDFPGTIIVEEKIGDGFSLTTNGSIIIRNSVGKAFLKAKGDIVLSGGFMGRGEGYIESEGNIYAKFVEQGKLTAQGSIFVEEAVMHSEISAKDFIRVMGGRGEVMGGTVIAGNSLTCAKLGAVVETKTKVAIGTPPELLDELNRMKKEIAEKEITLHKVQLALTKLVEKSQKKELTQEEKDTITKLKDANEKFTKVLETESKQFETALGSYEPNPDAFVDIEREVFPGVDLSFGAGKNYRMGINSLVGKTRFYLGTDGSIQTDRTVIRKED
- a CDS encoding LA_1326/LA_4305 family lipoprotein, producing the protein MKLYRILSLLILSITLNSCATGVKSRSLLFRSNEFAIYTVNRDKINLKSESSVPKVFAHPVEITEDKVLDLLGNIRFREESSYGDVNQYVFEEKEIKEFALDLVDGLQKLKSDQILLVISKYNPVRSVVSHYARTGFYIWSSETSIEILFGELQKEVTYDEQGNYYDWSNIPDIPFEHFPQSTYILQSPGFSFKKVSGFRNKHWLVFDKADLAKLKFEKRKKTTIPEVTNSVDADLKPEKRISRDDEEGIINGD
- the rho gene encoding transcription termination factor Rho; the encoded protein is MASRKQEEIQVNPPEEPTEYTNGIMDQEDGSEPPKQFKKKKNRYEGPVPPPLDLVELKKKNINELADLAKGLGVENTHGLKKQNLMFALLQAQTEKDGQVHAAGVMERLPDGYGFLRSPDYNYVPGPDDIYVSPSQIKLFGLRTGDTVTGLIRPPKEAERFFAMLRVESINGFPVEVAQKRNLFDNLTPLYPDERINMEFDPSHLDTRVIDLMCPIGKGQRALIVAPPRTGKTVLMQSIANAITRNHPEIFLIVLLIDERPEEVTDMARHVKGEVVSSTFDEPAQRHVQVAEMVIEKAKRLVEHGKDVVILLDSITRLARAYNQVVPTSGKILSGGVDSNALHKPKRFFGAARNIEEGGSLTIIATALIDTGSRMDEVIFEEFKGTGNMEIHLDRKLADKRIFPAIDINRSGTRKEELLLPQDTLTRVFILRKVLSPMSITESMELLIEKMRGAKTNDQFLASMNTN
- a CDS encoding STAS domain-containing protein, giving the protein MENSREFYQEFEKAIDSQNFGKLTMDFHSVKFLDSSGIGAVIKASSALHNRGVEIFVTNLNKNLNSVFRLSGLNHILSILTLDEYLSKFPEFQKTLEA
- the rpmE gene encoding 50S ribosomal protein L31, whose product is MKTDIHPKYVSAKIKCACGTVIETRSTAGDISVEICSNCHPFFTGKSKLVDTTGRVDKFKKKYKMK